Proteins from a single region of Gemmatimonadaceae bacterium:
- a CDS encoding (Fe-S)-binding protein, producing MNALSVTLHAILILGGVGLVFGVFIAIANKQLWVYEDPRIEIVTQMLPNANCGACGHPGCRAFAEGAVAGQIAPSECTVASDTVHAAIAAFLGVDAGSASRRVARVLCAGGTDVALSQAEYRGLGTCSAAAAVAGGGKGCAWGCLGLADCERSCTFDAIRMTETGLPVVDVAKCTACGDCVEACPKGLFTILPLDAHLLVQCRNLIGGDDALEQCRVACTACGKCVQDAAPGLISIASGVAVVDYERITLAEERAVERCPTGAIVWLSGAQFARVPATVGSESA from the coding sequence GTGAACGCCCTGTCGGTAACCCTCCACGCGATCTTGATCCTCGGTGGGGTCGGGTTGGTGTTCGGCGTGTTCATTGCCATCGCCAACAAGCAGCTCTGGGTCTACGAAGATCCGCGCATCGAGATCGTGACGCAGATGCTGCCCAACGCCAACTGCGGCGCCTGCGGACATCCGGGCTGCCGCGCGTTCGCCGAAGGCGCGGTGGCCGGACAGATCGCGCCCTCGGAGTGCACGGTGGCCAGCGACACGGTGCACGCGGCGATCGCCGCCTTCCTGGGCGTGGACGCGGGCTCGGCGTCGCGGCGCGTGGCCCGCGTGCTCTGCGCGGGCGGCACTGACGTGGCGCTTTCTCAAGCGGAGTATCGCGGGCTCGGGACATGTTCGGCGGCGGCGGCGGTGGCCGGCGGCGGCAAGGGATGCGCGTGGGGATGCCTGGGCCTGGCCGACTGCGAGCGGTCGTGCACGTTCGACGCCATCCGGATGACCGAGACGGGGCTGCCGGTGGTGGACGTGGCCAAGTGCACGGCGTGCGGCGACTGCGTGGAGGCGTGCCCCAAGGGGCTGTTCACGATCCTCCCGCTGGACGCGCACCTGCTGGTGCAGTGCCGCAATCTCATCGGCGGCGACGACGCACTGGAGCAGTGCCGCGTGGCGTGCACCGCCTGCGGCAAGTGCGTGCAGGACGCGGCGCCGGGATTGATCAGCATCGCGAGTGGAGTGGCCGTGGTGGACTATGAGCGTATCACACTCGCCGAGGAGCGCGCAGTAGAGCGGTGCCCGACGGGTGCGATCGTGTGGCTTTCCGGCGCGCAGTTTGCCCGCGTGCCGGCGACTGTCGGGAGCGAGAGCGCATGA